A single genomic interval of Granulicella tundricola MP5ACTX9 harbors:
- a CDS encoding DNA gyrase inhibitor YacG, with product MPNPKALFCPTCRKVVLATDPDFPFCSDRCRILDLGKWASGGYVISSPVHDPDLLDELEGLQHRGQSSTNEDGDR from the coding sequence ATGCCCAATCCCAAAGCCCTCTTCTGCCCCACCTGTCGCAAGGTGGTGTTAGCCACCGACCCCGACTTCCCATTCTGCTCCGACCGCTGCCGCATCCTCGATCTCGGAAAGTGGGCCTCCGGAGGCTACGTCATCTCCTCCCCCGTCCACGACCCGGACCTCCTCGACGAACTCGAAGGCCTCCAGCACCGCGGGCAGTCGAGCACCAACGAAGACGGCGACCGCTAG
- a CDS encoding phosphatidylglycerophosphatase A family protein, giving the protein MNLRALEGKKTLWAWAVGTFFGAGLMKPGPGTYGSVAAAILWFGSIHLLHPSPLHQTIGTLIAALAATAIGIPAATIVARESGREDPGHVVIDEVAGQIFALIAIPADWPHALLALLLFRLFDITKPPPVRNLERLHGGTGIMLDDVAAGLIALAIGHAALLIYP; this is encoded by the coding sequence ATGAACCTCCGCGCCCTCGAGGGCAAAAAGACCCTCTGGGCATGGGCAGTAGGAACCTTCTTCGGAGCCGGCCTCATGAAGCCCGGCCCCGGCACCTACGGCTCCGTCGCCGCAGCCATCCTCTGGTTCGGCTCGATCCACCTGCTGCACCCGAGCCCGCTGCACCAGACCATAGGCACGCTCATCGCCGCCCTCGCAGCCACAGCCATCGGCATCCCAGCCGCGACGATCGTAGCCCGCGAGTCCGGCCGCGAAGACCCCGGCCACGTCGTCATCGACGAGGTAGCCGGCCAGATCTTCGCCCTCATCGCCATCCCGGCCGACTGGCCCCACGCCCTGCTGGCCCTCCTGCTCTTCCGTCTTTTCGACATCACCAAGCCACCACCCGTCCGCAACCTGGAACGCCTCCACGGCGGCACCGGCATCATGCTGGACGACGTAGCCGCCGGTCTCATTGCCCTGGCCATAGGCCATGCCGCCCTGCTCATCTATCCTTAG